A genomic stretch from Limnobacter thiooxidans includes:
- a CDS encoding response regulator transcription factor produces the protein MKVLIVEDDSRVSGFLDRGLKAEGYRTQVAGTAQLGMSLAKNLQTEVTEGAGDALVILDVMLPDGSGLDVCQNLRKENFKLPVLMLTALNTVDDRIAGLRMGADDYLGKPFSFDELLARIEALRRRSVQGVNPPQDRKLTVSDLVLDLGSMRLTRAGKDIALTAKELALVELMMSSPGRLFSRERILSNVWGVNEDPLTNVVDVYIRRLRSKIDLEGMPPLIHTQRGLGYRLESLE, from the coding sequence ATGAAAGTTTTGATCGTTGAAGACGATTCCCGAGTGTCCGGATTTCTGGACAGAGGCTTGAAGGCCGAGGGCTATCGCACTCAGGTCGCAGGCACGGCACAACTGGGAATGAGCCTGGCCAAGAATCTGCAAACCGAAGTCACGGAAGGGGCTGGTGATGCCTTGGTGATTCTCGATGTGATGCTGCCCGATGGTTCAGGTTTGGATGTGTGCCAAAACTTGCGCAAGGAAAATTTCAAACTTCCGGTGTTGATGTTGACTGCATTGAACACAGTGGACGATCGAATTGCCGGTTTGCGAATGGGTGCAGACGACTACCTTGGAAAACCTTTTTCCTTTGATGAACTGCTGGCAAGAATTGAGGCCTTGCGCCGTCGCAGCGTGCAGGGTGTCAACCCGCCGCAAGACCGAAAGCTGACGGTTTCTGACTTGGTGCTGGACTTGGGTAGCATGCGGCTGACCAGGGCTGGCAAGGACATTGCACTGACCGCCAAGGAACTTGCGCTGGTGGAGTTGATGATGAGTTCACCAGGCCGACTGTTCAGCCGTGAAAGAATTCTGTCAAATGTGTGGGGTGTGAATGAAGACCCCTTGACCAATGTGGTGGATGTGTACATTCGCCGCTTGAGAAGCAAAATTGACCTGGAGGGTATGCCGCCCTTGATACACACCCAGCGGGGCTTGGGTTACAGGCTGGAATCGCTGGAGTAA
- a CDS encoding group I truncated hemoglobin, which produces MRKKFMGFALALGMVLSSGMAFANSGSLYDQLGGKESIRTVMDDFVARVKADPRIGDQFQNTDANRLASQLTDQVCEATGGPCKYVGLDMKAAHAGMTITKAHFNALVEVLVASMNAKGVPFDLQTDILALLAPMHRDVITVR; this is translated from the coding sequence ATGAGAAAAAAGTTCATGGGTTTTGCACTGGCTTTGGGCATGGTGCTGAGCAGCGGTATGGCTTTTGCCAATTCGGGCAGTTTGTATGATCAGCTCGGCGGCAAGGAAAGCATTCGTACCGTGATGGATGACTTTGTTGCGCGTGTGAAAGCGGATCCCAGAATTGGTGATCAGTTTCAGAACACCGATGCCAATCGCTTGGCTTCCCAGTTGACTGACCAGGTTTGTGAAGCCACGGGTGGGCCTTGCAAGTACGTCGGCCTGGACATGAAGGCTGCGCATGCCGGTATGACCATTACCAAGGCGCACTTCAATGCACTGGTGGAGGTGCTGGTGGCCAGCATGAACGCCAAGGGTGTTCCGTTTGACCTGCAAACCGACATTCTGGCTTTGTTGGCACCCATGCACCGTGATGTAATCACGGTGCGCTGA
- a CDS encoding DUF2490 domain-containing protein codes for MRLISKRKTVASLLAASLTTMSFSSMAAEEDVRLWTSLVMDGELTDSTRWTAEIQPRFKNSGKEFDQLIVRPSVSYALSKQSSVALGYAYVETETAQRTSKEDRLWQQFSYQSKWNDFSWSSRTRLEQRDLDISDETSHRLRQMFRASHPVAPESEWHALAWNELFINLNDTAWAGRSGINQNRAFAGVMWRYDKKSRVELGYLNQVINVGGNRENQMNHVLASTWFIGF; via the coding sequence ATGCGTTTGATTTCGAAACGAAAAACAGTGGCGAGCCTGCTCGCTGCAAGTTTGACCACGATGTCTTTTTCTTCGATGGCTGCTGAAGAAGACGTGCGTCTGTGGACCTCGCTGGTGATGGATGGCGAGCTGACGGACAGCACCCGATGGACAGCAGAAATTCAGCCCCGCTTCAAGAACAGCGGCAAGGAATTCGACCAGTTGATTGTTCGCCCCTCGGTAAGCTACGCGCTAAGCAAACAATCTTCCGTGGCACTGGGCTATGCGTATGTAGAAACGGAAACGGCGCAACGTACCAGCAAGGAGGATCGCTTGTGGCAGCAATTCAGCTATCAATCGAAATGGAATGACTTCAGCTGGAGCAGCAGAACCCGACTGGAACAGCGCGACCTGGATATTTCAGATGAAACTTCGCACCGTCTGCGACAGATGTTTCGGGCCAGCCACCCCGTCGCACCGGAATCAGAATGGCACGCATTGGCCTGGAATGAATTGTTCATCAACCTGAACGACACTGCATGGGCTGGGCGAAGTGGCATCAACCAGAACCGAGCCTTTGCAGGTGTGATGTGGCGCTATGACAAAAAATCACGCGTGGAATTGGGCTATTTGAACCAGGTTATCAATGTGGGTGGAAACCGTGAAAATCAAATGAACCATGTGCTGGCCAGCACATGGTTCATCGGTTTTTAA
- a CDS encoding chemotaxis protein CheW translates to MRIARNSRANQAKPALEYFSRFMGALYPDQKRLGEIQAVYDNLTLLGQLLGAGTDITKMRSDFQNLASVLLDQLAQEHYKKAALTLTSNARISVDVLTRNLFERTADIGFLATDRQVCAFAEAAKANSSGTEDSTQLDELRAHFSEYVSKYSVYHNIVLLSPQGEVLAQLDERNQVRVVDDPFVHEALNTSQAYVEIFRPTTLLPNCPSPLVYACKVMSTDGTHPVGVLCLCFRFEDECKRIFENLVEEDDWSVITLLDAEHRVIASSDPYQFPLGSKLKAIADGECGVIRFGGREYLTATRQSNPYQGYCVPGWLGHALAPLNHAFDVSDAPELASVSEGFLMDVLEVATLFNAELRNIPKRAALIQQELNRSVWNGNIGLARQEGKGGSEFAKVLLREIGRTGAKTRDVFNESTTNLYKTVVASLMFDCATQAALAIDIMDRNLYERANDCRWWALTREFRLELEHFNFEDIHQQEKLTQILRHINSLYTVYSNIILFDRHGRVVSVSNPACTDLLGTVLSEPWVRETLELKDSQSFVTSHFTSTNLYFNKPTYVYAAAVQGLGANPTVQGGIAVVFDSEPQFQAMLNDVLPRNEAGQITKDSFAVFVESDGAVISGTSSQFPAGSKIEIEPGLLTLQKGSSTVNLIQFADRYYAVGASASAGYREYTGVQSRQGSGVLALVFMPLSTSVALTTGTLRNTQQHRPQELKAPRGAPSIDIATFFISGHGYGLPPASILAAVDAKNLTAVPASRTEMAGYLIFEEKPIAVFDLSTLLVNQSCLHTESFALPDHERKQVLVLKTEGSSEEFGILIDDLGEMAEIELDRLSKLPQMAGEQGSIVEGIVKPGNHDMPQHILLLLSAERLQRQLVSTQRDNTTLNLGLPLRTFSSASLI, encoded by the coding sequence ATGCGTATTGCAAGAAACAGTCGCGCCAATCAGGCCAAGCCAGCGCTTGAGTATTTTTCGCGCTTCATGGGCGCGCTTTATCCGGACCAAAAAAGGCTGGGCGAAATTCAAGCTGTTTATGACAACCTCACATTGCTTGGCCAGTTGTTGGGGGCCGGCACCGACATCACCAAGATGCGGTCTGATTTTCAGAACCTCGCCAGTGTATTGCTGGATCAATTGGCACAGGAACACTACAAGAAAGCAGCCTTGACGCTGACCTCGAACGCCCGAATATCTGTGGACGTGTTGACGCGAAACCTGTTTGAACGCACAGCCGACATTGGATTTCTGGCCACAGATCGACAAGTGTGTGCGTTTGCGGAAGCGGCCAAGGCCAATTCTTCAGGCACTGAAGATTCAACGCAGCTCGATGAGCTGCGCGCGCATTTTAGTGAATACGTGAGCAAGTACTCGGTGTATCACAACATTGTTCTTCTCTCGCCCCAGGGCGAAGTGCTGGCTCAGCTTGATGAGCGAAACCAGGTTCGTGTTGTGGACGATCCCTTTGTTCACGAGGCCTTGAACACCTCGCAAGCCTATGTGGAGATATTTCGGCCCACCACCTTGCTGCCCAACTGCCCCAGCCCGCTTGTGTATGCCTGCAAGGTGATGTCGACTGATGGCACACACCCAGTGGGAGTGCTTTGTCTTTGTTTCCGGTTTGAGGACGAGTGCAAACGTATTTTTGAAAACCTGGTTGAAGAAGACGACTGGAGCGTAATCACCTTGCTGGATGCAGAACACCGCGTGATTGCAAGCAGCGACCCCTATCAGTTTCCCTTGGGCTCTAAACTAAAAGCCATCGCGGACGGCGAATGTGGCGTGATTCGATTCGGTGGCCGGGAATACTTGACGGCTACCCGGCAATCGAACCCCTACCAGGGCTACTGCGTACCGGGTTGGTTGGGGCATGCCTTGGCCCCGCTTAATCATGCGTTTGATGTGTCCGATGCGCCCGAGCTGGCTTCCGTGTCCGAGGGCTTTTTAATGGACGTGCTGGAAGTGGCCACGCTGTTCAATGCCGAGTTGCGCAATATTCCCAAAAGGGCTGCACTCATTCAGCAAGAGTTGAATCGGTCAGTGTGGAATGGAAACATAGGCCTGGCCCGGCAGGAAGGCAAGGGTGGTTCCGAATTTGCAAAAGTGCTGTTGCGCGAAATTGGTCGCACAGGTGCAAAAACCCGGGATGTGTTCAACGAATCGACCACTAATTTGTACAAAACAGTGGTTGCATCCCTGATGTTTGATTGCGCCACACAGGCCGCACTGGCGATTGACATCATGGATCGCAATCTGTATGAGCGCGCCAACGATTGCCGTTGGTGGGCTTTGACCCGGGAATTTCGACTGGAACTGGAACACTTCAATTTTGAAGACATTCATCAACAAGAAAAGTTGACCCAGATTCTGCGCCACATCAACTCGCTGTACACGGTTTACAGCAACATCATTCTGTTCGATCGGCATGGTCGAGTGGTGTCGGTGTCGAACCCGGCCTGCACCGATTTGCTGGGCACTGTGCTCTCTGAACCCTGGGTTCGTGAAACCCTGGAGTTGAAAGATTCACAATCGTTTGTGACCTCCCATTTCACATCCACCAATTTGTATTTCAACAAGCCGACCTACGTGTATGCAGCCGCGGTTCAGGGCTTGGGTGCCAACCCAACAGTACAGGGTGGAATTGCAGTGGTGTTCGATTCCGAGCCCCAGTTTCAAGCCATGCTCAATGATGTGTTGCCCAGAAATGAAGCAGGTCAGATCACCAAAGATTCATTTGCTGTTTTTGTGGAATCGGACGGCGCTGTAATATCTGGAACCAGTTCGCAATTTCCTGCCGGTTCAAAAATCGAGATTGAGCCCGGATTACTGACCCTGCAAAAAGGTTCATCCACTGTGAACCTGATTCAGTTTGCCGATCGCTATTATGCGGTCGGTGCAAGTGCAAGTGCGGGTTATCGGGAGTACACGGGCGTGCAGTCCAGGCAGGGAAGCGGTGTGCTTGCCCTTGTGTTCATGCCTTTGTCCACAAGTGTGGCACTGACCACGGGCACACTTCGCAATACCCAACAACACAGACCGCAGGAATTGAAGGCACCGCGTGGTGCGCCTTCAATTGACATCGCGACTTTCTTTATCAGTGGGCATGGTTATGGACTGCCTCCTGCTTCAATTCTTGCGGCGGTGGATGCCAAAAACCTCACCGCAGTGCCCGCTTCGCGCACTGAAATGGCGGGTTACCTGATTTTTGAAGAGAAGCCGATTGCGGTGTTTGATCTGTCCACCTTGTTGGTGAATCAGAGTTGTTTGCACACCGAATCTTTCGCATTGCCAGATCACGAACGCAAACAGGTGTTGGTGTTGAAGACCGAAGGGTCTTCAGAAGAGTTCGGCATCCTGATTGATGACCTTGGAGAGATGGCAGAAATTGAGCTGGACCGCTTGAGCAAACTGCCGCAAATGGCAGGTGAGCAGGGCAGCATTGTGGAAGGCATTGTCAAACCGGGCAACCACGACATGCCGCAGCACATTCTGCTGTTGTTGTCAGCAGAACGGCTACAGCGTCAGCTGGTGTCAACTCAACGCGACAACACCACCCTGAATCTTGGGCTGCCACTGCGCACTTTTTCCAGTGCGTCGTTGATTTGA